The following coding sequences lie in one Coturnix japonica isolate 7356 unplaced genomic scaffold, Coturnix japonica 2.1 chrUnrandom690, whole genome shotgun sequence genomic window:
- the LOC107307590 gene encoding LOW QUALITY PROTEIN: glutamine-rich protein 2-like (The sequence of the model RefSeq protein was modified relative to this genomic sequence to represent the inferred CDS: deleted 1 base in 1 codon), protein MGLDQPDLEWFSSAWIGAVRFGSVQSGLVWFGSVELGWSGSLQPGLVQPGLEWVSSVLSGLDRVSLVQPGLDRVGLIQPGLDQVGSVLSGLDQFSLVQSGLEWFSSIQPGLDRVGLIRSELEWVGSVLSGLEWVGLVLSGLVLPGSVWFVCLGLVGSDWVSSASVDPVQFRPAWVGLVQFSLAQNWVGSVWFSLAWFCLGWFGSVWVRLGQFDSVWVGPGRFGSFWVGLGRFSSVWVGSAWLSSVLSGLEWVGSVLSGLVLLGSVRFCLAWFCLAQFGSAWVGVGQIDSVWVGPGRFSSAWVGSAWVSSVLSGLDRVGLIQSGLEWVGSVQPGLVLPGSVRFCLGWTGSV, encoded by the exons ATGGGTTTGGATCAGCCTGACTTAGAGTGGTTCAGTTCAGCCTGGATTGGAgcggttcggttcggttcggttcaGTCTGGGTTGGTTTGGTTCGGTTCAGTTGAACTGGGTTGGAGTGGTTCCCTTCAGCCTGGCTTGGTTCAGCCTGGCTTGGAGTGGGTCAGTTCGGTTCTGTCTGGGTTGGACCGGGTCAGTTTGGTTCAGCCTGGGTTGGACCGGGTCGGTTTGATTCAGCCTGGGTTGGACCAGGTCGGTTCGGTTCTGTCTGGGTTGGACCAGTTCAGTTTAGTTCAGTCTGGATTGGAGTGGTTCAGTTCAATTCAGCCTGGGTTGGACCGGGTCGGTTTGATTCGGTCTGAGTTGGAGTGGGTCGGTTCGGTTCTTTCTGGGTTGGAGTGGGTTGGTTTGGTTCTGTCTGGGTTGGTTCTGCCTGGGTCAGTTTGGTTC GTCTGTCTTGGACTGGTTGGGTCGGACTGGGTCAGTTCAGCCTCAGTTGACCCAGTTCAGTTCAGACCAGCCTGGGTTGGACTGGTTCAGTTCAGCCTGGCTCAGAACTGGGTCGGTTCGGTTTGGTTCAGCCTGGCTTGGTTCTGCTTGGGTTGGTTCGGTTCTGTCTGGGTTAGACTGGGTCAGTTTGATTCAGTCTGGGTTGGACCAGGTCGGTTCGGTTCTTTCTGGGTTGGACTGGGTCGGTTCAGTTCTGTCTGGGTTGGTTCTGCTTGGCTCAGTTCGGTTCTTTCTGGGTTGGAGTGGGTTGGTTCGGTTCTGTCTGGGCTGGTTCTGCTTGGGTCGGTTCGGTTCTGTCTGGCTTGGTTCTGCTTGGCTCAGTTCGGTTCTGCCTGGGTTGGAGTGGGTCAGATTGATTCAGTCTGGGTTGGACCAGGTCGGTTCAGTTCAGCCTGGGTTGGTTCTGCCTGGGTCAGTTCGGTTCTTTCCGGGTTGGACCGGGTCGGTTTGATTCAGTCTGGGTTGGAGTGGGTTGGTTCGGTTCAGCCTGGCTTGGTTCTGCCTGGGTCGGTTCGGTTCTGTCTGGGTTGGACCGGGTCGGTTTGA